The Xenopus laevis strain J_2021 chromosome 5L, Xenopus_laevis_v10.1, whole genome shotgun sequence genome has a segment encoding these proteins:
- the LOC121393894 gene encoding T-box transcription factor T-like gives MAVSNWNNEVYGAHFYQGLSSRLKDDLVSRDLPEQLEDLIALAIKITSLKIKHNPFAKAFLDAKERSDHKDFIDDTENGQQSGYSQLGNWLIPGTGSLCSPTNHHSQFGGPLSIPSSHGCERYTTLRNHRSSPYPSPYTHRNNSPPSYTENSSACLPVFQSNDHWPGLQMQTHPSMLSINHTNGSSSNSCQYPSLWSVSNSTIAPLPQTGSVANGLGSQYLRSSTSLYAPYNQIVPSPTMESPIYEGTSTEIEENQYDVSAHDRLAPSWTSVTPPSL, from the exons ATGGCCGTATCCAACTGGAACAATGAGGTTTATGGAGCCCACTTCTATCAAGGGTTATCGAGCAGACTCAAAGATGACCTAGTTTCCAGGGATCTCCCAGAGCAATTGGAAGACCTGATTGCCCTCGCCATCAAG attaCATCCCTCAAGATTAAACACAACCCATTTGCTAAAGCTTTCCTTGATGCCAAAGAAAG GAGTGATCATAAGGATTTTATCGATGATACAGAAAAcggtcagcaatctggttactcaCAGT TGGGCAACTGGCTGATTCCTGGGACTGGTTCCCTCTGCTCTCCTACTAATCATCATTCTCAGTTTGGTGGGCCACTGTCAATACCATCATCACATGGGTGTGAGAGATATACTACTTTAAGAAACCACAGATCCTCACCTTACCCCAGCCCATATACCCACAGGAACAATTCTCCTC CAAGCTACACTGAAAACTCATCTGCATGTCTGCCAGTGTTTCAGTCAAATGACCACTGGCCTGGTTTACAGATGCAAACTCATCCAAGCATGCTGTCAATAAATCACACCAATGGAAGCTCATCCAACTCTTG TCAGTATCCAAGTTTATGGTCAGTAAGCAACAGTACAATCGCCCCATTGCCTCAAACAGGATCAGTTGCTAATGGACTTGGATCACAGTATCTTCGGAGCTCAACTTCTCTTTATGCACCATACAATCAGATAGTCCCTTCCCCCACCATGGAATCACCCATATATGAAGGTACTTCCACCGAAATTGAAGAAAACCAATATGACGTCTCAGCACATGACAGACTTGCACCTTCTTGGACATCTGTGACACCACCCTCATTATAG